The Sylvia atricapilla isolate bSylAtr1 chromosome 3, bSylAtr1.pri, whole genome shotgun sequence genome has a window encoding:
- the IL17A gene encoding interleukin-17A: MSSTFCASLLRALLLVLLAVLSASRPAHGKVIKPGLKPENLFKQASAGCPTQKDSKFPQTVRVNLSISNTNQDTKASQDVSSRSLAPWDYRIDEDHDRFPRLLADAECRHSRCLSPEGHLDHSLNSIPITQEILVLRREQRGCQQSYRLEKKMITVGCTCVTPLVQHQA, translated from the exons atgtCTTCAACTTTCTGTGCTTCTCTG ctcagagccctgctcctcgtgcttctggctgtgctgtcagCCAGCCGTCCTGCCCACGGGAAGGTGATCAAGCCTGGGCTCAAGCCAGAGAATCTCTTCAAGCAAGCATCTGCTGGATGCCCGACCCAAAAAGACTCAAAATTCCCCCAAACTGTGAGAGTCAACCTCAGCATCAGCAACACGAACCAGGACACCAAAGCCAGTCAGGATGTCAGCAGCCGCTCTCTGGCCCCCTGGGATTACAG GATCGACGAGGACCATGACCGCTTCCCGCGGCTGCTGGCGGACGCCGAGTGCCGCCACTCCCGGTGCCTCAGCCCCGAGGGACATCTGGACCACAGCCTCAACTCCATCCCCATCACCCAGGAGATCCTGGTCCTGcgcagggagcagaggggctgccagCAATCCtacaggctggagaagaaaatgatCACCGTGGGCTGCACCTGCGTCACCCCCTTGGTGCAGCACCAGGCTTGA
- the LOC136358349 gene encoding interleukin-17F-like codes for MAFTISAGFRSLVLLLVLALTVRSSPHRKAGASARLREGCLNQKDPKFPTTVKVDIRIGNSDHAFGMVHDIRNRSLAPWDYRLDEDPDRFPRVIADARCRLWGCAGPLGQEDRSLNSVPIKQEILVLRREQHGCLTSYRLEKRLITVGCTCVTPVVQHQS; via the exons ATGGCTTTCACCATCTCTGCTGGG TTCAGAtcactggttttgctgctggttttagCCCTCACTGTGAGGAGCTCACCTCACAGGAAGGCTGGTGCCTCTGCGAGGCTGAGGGAAGGTTGCCTGAACCAAAAGGATCCCAAATTCCCCACAACAGTGAAAGTTGACATCCGGATCGGCAACTCAGATCACGCCTTTGGGATGGTCCATGATATCAGGAACCGGTCTCTCGCTCCTTGGGATTACAG GCTGGACGAGGATCCCGACCGCTTCCCGCGGGTGATCGCCGATGCCCGGTGCCGCCTGtggggctgtgccgggcccctggggcaggaggaccGCAGCCTCAACTCGGTGCCCATCAAGCAGGAGATCCTGGTGCTGCGGCGGGAGCAGCACGGCTGCCTCACCTCCTACCGCCTGGAGAAGAGGCTCATCACCGTGGGCTGCACCTGCGTCACTCCCGTGGTTCAGCATCAGTCCTAG